In Torulaspora globosa chromosome 1, complete sequence, a genomic segment contains:
- the TNA1 gene encoding Tna1p (ancestral locus Anc_5.50), whose protein sequence is MTELSNKQIELVDRVIFDDTIQENSGQTDDNSLKEKTGGTFEYDQDVTATTTDDDGMPASSHPMEAKILRKMDMFLIPLMGLLYFLSNLDKSNIGNAAVAGMREDLKLVGNQYNTCVTVFFATYVLFDPIGTNLLKIMGPPTMMSCCLLAFGVISLCTAWVKNYRHLIAVRLLLGAFEGMIYPSINMYLSMCYRREQYAKRFAYVFAAACLSSSFGGLIGYACSKINGSLAAWQYIYIVEGAISIGFVPLYYFGLSKNLEDSWYFNGEEKEYIIQRFKTMSTSNPNEKFEWFQAWLAIKDIKTWVSAVALFGIDLTTFGLTVFLPIIIESMGFTSVRVNLMTVPVYFLTAIVFFICARWSDHIRLRSPFIIGACVTTSIGISIVLGSQVHGVRYFGVYILCMGIYVNAAVNCLWLSGNNGNYFKRATALGINLFFGSGSGLVSGQIFLASDKPRYTKGLSISLAFQILSIIMTFVQFLLYRRENKKKEAIIERCHELNEPIPFDPRLSDLNPEFRYMY, encoded by the coding sequence ATGACAGAGCTATCAAACAAGCAGATAGAGCTCGTTGATCGGGTTATCTTCGATGACACTATACAAGAAAATTCTGGTCAAACAGATGATaattctttgaaggagaaaacTGGCGGGACTTTTGAATATGATCAAGATGTCACGGCGACTACGACGGATGATGATGGGATGCCAGCATCTTCGCATCCTATGGAGGCAAAGATCTTACGCAAAATGGACATGTTCTTGATCCCGTTAATGGGACTGCTTTATTTTTTATCCAACTTGGATAAGTCCAATATTGGTAATGCTGCAGTCGCAGGAATGAGAGAAGATCTTAAGCTTGTTGGTAACCAGTACAACACCTGCGTTACCGTATTTTTTGCGACATATGTTCTTTTTGATCCAATAGGCACAAACTTGCTGAAGATTATGGGTCCTCCAACCAtgatgagctgctgcttgttgGCCTTTGGTGTGATTTCTTTGTGCACAGCCTGGGTGAAGAACTACAGGCATTTGATCGCTGTGAGATTATTACTGGGTGCCTTTGAAGGTATGATCTACCCATCTATCAACATGTACCTCTCAATGTGCTACAGAAGAGAACAGTATGCGAAGAGATTTGCCTACGTGTTTGCAGCTGCGTGTCTTTCGTCCTCGTTCGGAGGATTGATTGGTTACGCATGTTCTAAAATCAATGGTTCTCTGGCAGCTTGGCAGTACATTTACATAGTAGAAGGTGCCATATCAATTGGATTTGTACCACTTTACTACTTTGGCTTGAGCAAAAACCTGGAGGACTCTTGGTACTTCAATGGCGAGGAGAAAGAATATATCATACAAAGATTCAAAACCATGAGTACTTCAAATCCCAacgaaaaatttgaatGGTTCCAGGCTTGGTTAGCCATCAAGGATATCAAGACATGGGTCAGCGCGGTTGCCCTGTTCGGTATTGACCTCACTACTTTCGGCTTGACAGTGTTTCTTCCCATAATTATCGAAAGCATGGGATTCACTAGCGTGAGGGTGAATTTAATGACGGTGCCAGTCTACTTCTTGACAGCTATCGTATTTTTCATATGTGCCAGATGGTCGGACCATATCAGACTAAGAAGCCCTTTCATCATTGGTGCCTGCGTTACGACAAGCATTGGCATATCGATTGTTCTGGGATCACAGGTCCACGGAGTGAGGTACTTCGGAGTTTACATTTTGTGCATGGGGATCTATGTCAATGCTGCCGTCAATTGCTTGTGGTTGAGTGGTAACAACGGTAACTACTTCAAGAGAGCCACTGCGCTGGGTATaaatctcttctttgggTCTGGATCTGGTCTGGTATCGGGCCAAATTTTCTTAGCATCCGATAAGCCCAGATATACGAAGGGTTTATCAATCAGTCTCGCCTTTCAAATTTTGTCGATTATCATGACGTTTGTTCAATTCCTATTGTACAGACGagaaaacaagaagaaagaggctATCATTGAGCGCTGCCACGAGCTAAACGAACCCATTCCATTCGATCCAAGGCTAAGCGACCTAAACCCGGAATTCAGATACATGTATTAA
- the RAD2 gene encoding ssDNA endodeoxyribonuclease RAD2 (ancestral locus Anc_5.51), with protein sequence MGVHSLWDIVGPTAKPVRLESLQDRRMAVDASIWIYQFLKAVRDQEGNALKHSHIVGFFRRICKLLYFGIKPVFIFDGGVPTLKRRTIQQRKERRQGKRDNAEITARKLLAIQLQKKEGLVAEKSGTAEANRETTSQELFKPQDEWHLPVIPGFQYDEDDQRVVSAETFEKMVHSMDEELDNIDLDSINPASAEFDELPKSTQYLILSTLRLKSRLRMGYTKEQLEKLFPNSMDFSKFQIDMVKRRNFFTQKLMGVTGMHDGGSSKLTEEVAKRVSGQLNKEYKLTKSDSGWTLGLGDFDGSETQKAIVLDDKEVEAFNYIRSHGNVDNTAQSPKTDNKKGEGETDEEDGEDLEWEDVDVQPQNVQEREDYSIKAARLPNLEREPSSAGSQSFLDKRYDYVSPMKRPYTKVVRHVEDDIEEGEDEQEDEYKRQLDEIELIEATQRSKNALKQLTEQQQQGSKRQRADIDSSLSGFKQPKLKTPDQEKRDENGSGDRTPTFAFTSEQTLNDQAASTDSNDSSKDIVSSAATGFPLSENQQNLNHIISKIPDFNFGSEDSFLFQGTSKNDIRNAKEDEQAKEKKPIQKPPAWFENNQAPSNPFSASHFVQDRAYSTSHDPQTNGPFKLVSGADVLDLVQGAENHDDDVEELIDVGANVDVEEDHNLAAVEPGQPKNARKEERQALAFDYDFSEEEEDSLTENMKKEAEEFAMFQSSLSNKVVDKAFIEDELFEQQMKDKRDSDEVTGDMILEIQDLLSRFGIPFLTAPMEAEAQCAELLKLKLVDGIITDDSDVFLFGGTKIYKNMFQEKNYVEFYDEQSIMQNLGLDRERMIELAQLLGSDYTNGIKGMGPVSSMEVLAEFGTLIKFRDWYNQGQFDKEKQKTENSFEKNLRKKLIKNEVVLTAEFPSDLVREAYLRPEVDHDTTAFSWGTPDLDMLRDFMKVRIGWPQEKADEILVPLIRDINKRKKQARQMKLNEFFPSTYMEDKKLHLGKRITSATAKLKQRKIK encoded by the coding sequence ATGGGTGTTCACTCTCTGTGGGATATTGTTGGACCAACAGCAAAGCCAGTCCGGCTTGAGTCCCTCCAGGATAGGCGTATGGCAGTGGATGCTTCAATATGGATTTACCAATTTCTTAAAGCTGTCAGAGACCAAGAGGGTAATGCTTTGAAACACTCACACATTGTCGGTTTCTTCAGGCGTATATGTAAATTATTGTACTTTGGGATTAAGCCGGTGTTCATATTCGATGGAGGGGTCCCAACCTTAAAGAGAAGAACTattcaacaaagaaaggAAAGAAGACAAGGAAAACGAGACAATGCTGAAATTACGGCAAGGAAGTTATTGGCCATACAGCTGCAAAAGAAAGAAGGCCTTGTAGCTGAGAAATCGGGTACTGCTGAAGCGAATAGGGAAACTACCAGTCAAGAGCTGTTCAAACCTCAGGATGAGTGGCACTTACCTGTGATACCGGGATTTCAGTATGACGAAGACGATCAAAGAGTGGTTTCTGCTGAGACTTTTGAGAAAATGGTGCATTCTatggatgaagaattggatAACATTGATCTAGACTCTATAAATCCTGCTTCGGCAGAGTTCGATGAACTGCCGAAGTCCACTCAGTATCTCATTCTTTCTACGTTAAGGCTCAAATCAAGGCTAAGAATGGGCTACACCAAGGAACAATTGGAAAAACTATTTCCCAACAGTATGGACTTCTCGAAATTTCAAATCGACATGGTaaaaagaagaaatttcttcacaCAGAAACTCATGGGAGTTACTGGCATGCATGATGGGGGATCCTCGAAATTAACCGAAGAAGTGGCCAAAAGAGTGTCCGGTCAGCTTAACAAGGAATATAAGCTGACGAAAAGCGATAGCGGCTGGACACTCGGATTAGGAGACTTCGATGGATCGGAAACGCAGAAAGCTATTGTTTTGGatgacaaagaagttgaagccTTCAACTACATTCGAAGCCATGGTAATGTTGATAATACTGCACAGTCACCGAAGACGGATAACAAGAAAGGCGAAGGTGAGAcggatgaggaagatggcGAAGATCTTGAGTGGGAGGATGTCGATGTCCAACCGCAAAATGTCCAGGAGCGAGAAGATTATTCCATAAAAGCGGCAAGATTGCCGAACCTGGAAAGAGAACCGAGTTCAGCTGGGAGCCAATCTTTTCTAGATAAACGGTACGATTACGTTTCACCTATGAAAAGACCTTACACTAAGGTAGTACGACATGTTGAGGATGACAtagaagaaggagaagacGAGCAGGAGGATGAATATAAAAGACAACTTGACGAGATTGAGCTCATAGAAGCTACCCAGCGATCGAAAAATGCGCTGAAACAGTTAACagagcagcaacaacaaggATCCAAAAGACAACGAGCTGATATAGATAGCTCATTGAGCGGCTTCAAACAGCCTAAACTCAAGACGCCAGATCAGGAAAAAAGAGATGAGAATGGATCTGGAGACAGAACACCTACATTTGCATTCACCTCTGAGCAGACGTTGAATGACCAGGCGGCATCTACAGACAGCAATGACTCTTCTAAAGATATTGTGAGCTCTGCGGCCACTGGTTTTCCTCTGTCAGAGAACCAACAGAACCTGAATCACATCATCAGTAAGATTCCTGACTTTAATTTTGGCTCGGAGGACTCATTTTTGTTTCAGGGCACTTCAAAGAATGATATAAGAAATGCTAAAGAGGATGAGCAGGCTAAAGAAAAGAAGCCCATCCAAAAACCTCCTGCGTGGTTTGAAAACAACCAAGCGCCATCAAACCCCTTTTCCGCCTCTCATTTTGTACAAGATAGAGCCTATTCGACGTCTCATGATCCCCAGACGAATGGACCCTTCAAGCTAGTGTCGGGAGCAGACGTTTTGGACCTAGTACAAGGGGCAGAGAATCACGATGACGATGTAGAGGAGCTGATCGATGTGGGAGCAAATGtagatgttgaagaagaccaTAATCTGGCCGCGGTTGAACCGGGGCAACCAAAGAATGccagaaaagaagagagaCAGGCTCTAGCCTTCGATTATGATTTTTccgaagaggaagaggatAGCCTAACGGAGAAcatgaagaaagaagcagaagaattCGCTATGTTCCAAAGTTCTCTGAGCAACAAGGTGGTTGACAAAGCCTTTATAGAAGACGAACTTTTTGAGCAGCAGATGAAGGACAAAAGGGATTCCGACGAGGTTACCGGCGACATGATCTTGGAAATACAGGATTTACTTTCTAGATTTGGCATACCTTTTCTCACAGCACCTatggaagcagaagcaCAATGTGCggagcttctgaagctAAAGCTGGTTGACGGCATAATAACAGATGATAGTGATGTTTTTCTCTTTGGGGGCACAAAGATCTATAAGAATATGTTCCAAGAGAAAAATTACGTGGAGTTCTATGATGAACAAAGCATTATGCAAAACCTTGGTCTCGACCGCGAAAGAATGATTGAGCTGGCTCAATTACTAGGTAGCGACTACACAAATGGAATCAAAGGCATGGGACCCGTATCCAGTATGGAAGTTCTGGCAGAATTCGGAACCCTCATAAAGTTCCGAGATTGGTACAATCAAGGGCAATTCGATaaagagaagcaaaaaACAGAGAatagctttgaaaagaacCTTAGAAAGAAACTTATTAAAAATGAAGTCGTTCTGACGGCAGAATTTCCCAGCGACCTTGTGCGTGAGGCCTATCTTCGGCCGGAGGTGGATCACGATACGACCGCATTTTCCTGGGGTACACCAGATCTCGATATGCTTCGCGACTTTATGAAAGTTCGTATAGGCTGGCCGCAGGAAAAAGCGGATGAGATACTCGTTCCTTTGATCAGGGATATCAACAAGCGTAAGAAGCAGGCAAGgcagatgaaattgaacgAATTTTTCCCTTCGACCTACATGGAGGACAAGAAGCTCCACCTCGGAAAGAGGATAACATCTGCGACGGCAAAATTAAAGCAAAGGAAGAtcaaatga
- the PFS1 gene encoding Pfs1p (ancestral locus Anc_5.52): MPQRRPNANTKLPTASSPRMNTESCPNSFLVSNDAEERDVLRNRRNRRFESSPIGETQQAEKSTSAAALNGPKIQASSNTPEFYLKLKAAPQSSSERMKSYCQPNDSVFRQYTLMTYSSGAMASSLYPNYNVSVPYVQPRYSTYSLQSSVGPSAGQLQAQDKKAHSTAYQAQSFPSFFNPRTASNMPHKEKVNNWIENIPIFEVENGIWRSDCYDTNYSVNWEESEFDDAAKADTISFVTHDELLYLQAKKFDSLVRKSYGSESEPKSSQRDILLDNPTLTDYI; encoded by the coding sequence ATGCCTCAGCGTCGTCCAAACGCGAATACAAAACTGCCAACAGCTTCATCCCCACGAATGAATACGGAGAGCTGCCCGAACAGTTTTCTGGTCAGTAACGATGCTGAAGAACGAGATGTCTTGAGGAATAGGAGGAATCGGCGATTTGAGAGCTCCCCCATCGGCGAAACTCAGCAGGCTGAGAAATCGACGAGCGCCGCGGCGCTCAATGGCCCTAAAATACAGGCCTCCTCCAATACGCCCGAATTCTATCTGAAATTAAAGGCGGCCCCACAAAGCTCTTCAGagaggatgaagagttATTGCCAACCAAATGACAGTGTTTTTCGGCAATACACTCTGATGACTTACTCGAGCGGAGCCATGGCAAGTTCCTTATACCCCAACTACAACGTGAGCGTACCCTACGTCCAACCTCGATACTCTACCTATTCTCTGCAGAGCAGCGTGGGTCCCTCTGCAGGGcagcttcaagctcaggACAAGAAAGCGCACTCCACTGCTTATCAAGCACAGAGCTTCccgagcttcttcaatccAAGAACCGCAAGCAACATGCCACACAAAGAAAAAGTCAACAACTGGATCGAAAATATACCCATTTTCGAAGTCGAGAACGGAATCTGGAGATCTGACTGCTACGACACCAACTATTCCGTGAATTGGGAGGAAAGCGAATTCGATGATGCTGCCAAAGCCGACACGATCTCTTTTGTGACTCATGATGAACTTTTGTACTTACAAGCCAAAAAATTCGACTCGCTCGTGCGCAAGTCTTACGGCTCAGAGAGTGAACCAAAGAGCTCCCAGAGAGATATTTTGTTGGACAACCCAACGCTAACAGACTATATATAG
- the MTM1 gene encoding Mtm1p (ancestral locus Anc_5.53), whose product MDRGSSESLTVKERMLSAGVGSLLTSLILTPMDVVRIRLQQQEMLPDCSCDVPVPKGKVSMVPASEAVFWQDSCFKELNCKSSPHRFKGTIEAFGKIAQNEGIFTLWRGISVTLLMAIPANVVYFTGYEYMRDISPIEHYFPAFNPLVCGALARILAATTVAPFELIRTRLQSIPKSSKSTSTRAIMRDLLLETKKEVASSGYKVLFKGLQITLWRDVPFSAIYWGSYEFSKKHLWQPSSPSSSSADSLSNWNFFTKSFISGCLSGAIAAVFTHPFDVGKTRWQISYVNPQATSVTSPAPGTAVNKNMFRFIDGIRRREGIRSLYTGLSVRVAKIAPSCAIMISSYEISKRIFSS is encoded by the coding sequence ATGGATAGAGGTTCATCAGAGAGCCTTACCGTTAAGGAGCGAATGCTGAGCGCTGGGGTTGGATCGTTATTGACATCCCTTATCCTTACTCCGATGGATGTCGTGAGGATCAGacttcagcagcaggaaaTGTTGCCCGATTGCTCTTGCGATGTGCCTGTACCGAAGGGCAAGGTCTCAATGGTGccagcttcagaagctgTTTTTTGGCAAGATTCTTGTTTTAAAGAACTTAATTGCAAGAGCTCGCCGCACAGATTCAAGGGCACAATAGAAGCGTTCGGCAAGATAGCTCAGAACGAGGGTATATTCACCCTATGGCGGGGAATTTCCGTCACACTGCTCATGGCCATCCCAGCCAATGTTGTATATTTCACAGGATATGAATATATGCGAGATATTTCTCCCATTGAACATTACTTTCCAGCATTTAACCCTCTAGTCTGCGGCGCCTTGGCCAGGATATTGGCGGCAACCACCGTGGCTCCTTTCGAGCTAATTCGAACCAGGTTGCAAAGTATACCGaagtcttcaaagtctACATCAACCAGAGCCATAATGAGGGATCTTCTACTTGAAACTAAAAAGGAGGTAGCCTCGAGCGGATACAAAGTACTTTTTAAAGGTTTGCAAATAACTCTTTGGAGAGACGTGCCGTTTAGTGCAATTTATTGGGGCTCGTACGAGTTCAGTAAGAAACATCTATGGCAGCCATCAAGCccttcgtcatcatcagcCGATAGCCTGTCGAACTGGAATTTTTTTACCAAGAGCTTTATCAGTGGTTGTCTGAGTggtgcaattgctgctgttttcaCTCATCCATTTGATGTGGGGAAAACCAGATGGCAAATTTCTTACGTTAATCCCCAGGCTACATCAGTAACGTCTCCTGCCCCAGGAACTGCCGTGAATAAAAATATGTTCAGATTCATTGATGGAATAAGGCGACGAGAAGGAATTCGTTCTTTGTACACAGGTCTCTCCGTTAGAGTGGCCAAAATTGCGCCTAGTTGTGCTATCATGATTTCCAGTTACGAAATATCCAAGAGAATTTTCAGCTCATAA
- the SSP1 gene encoding Ssp1p (ancestral locus Anc_5.54) — protein sequence MDRWSNMQVHGYGQIIDPPPDLPLHPLAAFPQSRELHRKKLVNKLKGWFSGQRNDELSFFPEHYPHGWHGLKGDNADRHAEVSSEEGSDYTEPSTSSAQSQHDNPYPAHDSAKTFLTGNNINANNIPQFPTKEGEKQLTRKGSMPELRPQLSLATTLKRRPMSLVVSEPPKLSSFTGAALQSGNITVRKIIKRLNSIGNKKQECSKLIHKFLKDLAIWGQKTSVENIESQALVEELEELFQQDMLLEQKIAEKIKVLTRELEFVGRRERQLSDEKKTLLAALKKYENSKEIKGEFDEETNLFKERVMAHQKSFETYHSNYQYAVSVGARQLFKEVAIEYYERASDLKEHSGNYLQTALKTLETTHQNEIFLKDLERLRMLRAERNWVKLKPEQKSDPQSWINLVSGKQDFDDTLMKKVYEGLPVAYTPMPKASPKKAPQLDFKTGLEESFSDIQSDRFNPITSNEFFSGKLTVKNNGAENESLYETVKVDRAEENNEDTVPRSLNPNVLNRASNINVTAGPTLKRNSRHSTLGNLEAADKEPKKNEVERPDDGFILNFGQFSRQFLDAERHLEENRWTEASG from the coding sequence ATGGATCGTTGGAGTAACATGCAAGTACATGGGTACGGGCAAATCATAGACCCACCGCCAGATCTACCATTGCATCCGCTGGCAGCCTTCCCTCAATCTAGAGAGCTACACCGTAAAAAACTGGTAAACAAGCTGAAGGGATGGTTTTCTGGTCAGCGCAACGACGAGTTGAGCTTTTTCCCTGAGCATTATCCCCATGGGTGGCATGGTTTGAAAGGCGACAATGCGGACAGACATGCAGAAGTCAGCTCCGAGGAGGGGAGTGATTATACTGAGCCTTCTACATCTTCCGCTCAGTCACAGCATGATAATCCATATCCCGCTCATGATAGTGCCAAGACATTTCTTACCGGCAACAACATTAATGCGAATAACATACCGCAGTTCCCGACAAAAGAGGGCGAGAAGCAGTTGACGAGAAAAGGCTCCATGCCTGAACTTAGACCCCAATTAAGTCTTGCaacaactttgaaaagacgACCCATGTCCCTAGTGGTAAGCGAGCCACCAAAATTAAGCAGCTTCACTGGTGCAGCATTACAGTCAGGTAATATCACTGTTCGTAAAATTATCAAGAGGTTGAATTCTATCGGAaacaagaagcaggaatGTTCAAAACTTATTCACAAGTTTCTAAAAGACTTAGCAATTTGGGGGCAGAAGACATCGGTAGAGAACATAGAGTCACAAGCATTGGTagaggagctggaagagcttTTCCAACAAGATATGCTACTAGAGCAGAAAATAGCTGAGAAAATCAAGGTTCTAACAAGAGAGCTTGAGTTCgttggaagaagagagagacAGTTGTCAGACGAAAAGAAGACTCTGCTGGCCGCACTCAAGAAATATGAGAACTCTAAGGAAATTAAAGGCGAATTCGACGAAGAAACAAATTTATTTAAGGAGCGGGTCATGGCCCACCAAAAATCCTTCGAGACTTACCACTCAAATTACCAGTATGCCGTGTCTGTAGGTGCAAGACAACTTTTTAAAGAGGTTGCCATAGAGTACTATGAAAGAGCCTCggatttgaaagaacatAGCGGTAATTATCTGCAGACTGCACTCAAGACCTTGGAAACCACACACCAAAATGAAATTTTCCTCAAAGATTTGGAGAGATTGAGGATGTTGAGGGCTGAGAGGAACTGGGTTAAATTAAAACCAGAGCAAAAAAGTGATCCTCAAAGTTGGATAAATTTGGTCAGTGGCAAGCAGGATTTTGATGACACTCTGATGAAAAAGGTTTACGAAGGTTTGCCTGTCGCTTATACACCGATGCCAAAGGCCTCACCCAAGAAAGCACCACAGTTGGATTTTAAAACGGGTTTGGAGGAAAGCTTCTCGGATATCCAAAGCGATAGATTCAATCCCATAACGAGTAATGAGTTTTTCTCTGGCAAGTTAACAGTCAAAAATAATGGAGCTGAAAACGAATCACTTTACGAGACTGTCAAGGTTGATAGAGCCGAAGAGAATAATGAAGACACCGTaccaagaagtttgaaCCCTAATGTCCTAAATCGAGCTAGTAATATAAATGTTACTGCGGGACCAACACTCAAACGTAACTCTAGACATAGCACTTTGGGGAACTTGGAGGCTGCAGATAAAGAgccaaaaaaaaatgaagTGGAGAGGCCCGATGATGGTTTCATTTTGAACTTTGGGCAGTTCTCGAGACAGTTTCTCGATGCTGAGCGGCATCTGGAGGAGAATCGATGGACCGAGGCATCTGGATAG
- a CDS encoding NADP(+)-dependent, decarboxylating phosphogluconate dehydrogenase (ancestral locus Anc_5.55), protein MSEVADFGLIGLAVMGQNLILNVADHGFTVVAYNRTTSKVDHFLEHEAKGKSIVGAHSLQEFVSKLKKPRKIMLLVKAGAAVDYLINDLVPLLDQGDIIIDGGNSHFPDSNRRFEELSKKGILFVGSGVSGGEDGARFGPSLMPGGAEEAWPHIKPIFQAIAAKSEGEPCCDWVGPAGAGHYVKMVHNGIEYGDMQLICEVYDILKRVGGFADSEISEVFGKWNTGVLDSFLIEITRDILKKNDTDGVPIVEKILDTAGQKGTGKWTAINALDLGQPVTLIGEAVFSRCLSALKAERTRASKILPGPEIPKGAITDKKQFVDDLEQALYAAKIISYAQGFMLIREAGKTYGWKLNNPAIALMWRGGCIIRSAFLGEITKAYRENPELENLLFHKFFADAVTKAQAGWRKTAALATQYGIPAPAISTALAFYDGYRCKRLPANLLQAQRDYFGAHTFKVLPEFVSETYPEGKDIHVNWTGHGGNISASTYDA, encoded by the coding sequence ATGTCTGAAGTTGCTGATTTTGGTTTGATTGGTTTGGCCGTGATGGGTCAGAACCTGATCCTGAACGTTGCAGACCACGGTTTCACCGTGGTGGCTTACAACAGAACCACTTCAAAAGTGGACCACTTCTTGGAGCACGAAGCAAAGGGGAAGTCGATTGTCGGTGCGCACTCGTTGCAGGAATTTGTGtcgaagttgaagaaaccaagaaaaATTATGCTGCTGGTCAAGGCAGGCGCTGCGGTGGACTACTTGATCAACGACTTGGTGCCACTGTTGGATCAAGGCGATATCATCATCGACGGCGGGAACTCGCATTTCCCAGACTCTAACAGACGGTTCGAGGAATTGAGCAAGAAGGGCATTCTGTTTGTCGGGTCTGGTGTGTCTGGTGGCGAGGACGGCGCGCGTTTCGGGCCATCTTTGATGCCCGGCGGTGCCGAGGAGGCTTGGCCACACATCAAGCCGATTTTCCAGGCGATCGCGGCCAAGTCCGAGGGCGAGCCCTGCTGTGACTGGGTCGGACCGGCCGGTGCGGGCCACTACGTCAAGATGGTGCACAACGGTATCGAGTACGGTGACATGCAGTTGATCTGCGAGGTGTACGACATCTTGAAGCGTGTCGGTGGGTTCGCGGACAGCGAAATCAGCGAGGTGTTCGGCAAGTGGAACACCGGCGTGTTGGActcgttcttgatcgagATCACCAGagacatcttgaagaagaacgatACCGACGGCGTGCCAATCGTCGAAAAGATCCTGGATACCGCGGGCCAAAAGGGTACCGGTAAGTGGACCGCTATCAACGCTCTGGACTTGGGACAGCCGGTCACGTTGATCGGGGAAGCCGTCTTCAGCCGTTGTTTGTCCGCTTTGAAGGCTGAGAGAACCAGAGCTTCGAAGATCCTGCCTGGTCCAGAGATTCCAAAGGGCGCCATCACCGACAAGAAGCAGTTCGTCGACGACTTGGAGCAAGCGCTTTACGCcgccaagatcatctcCTACGCCCAGGGCTTCATGTTGATCCGTGAAGCCGGTAAGACTTACGGCTGGAAGTTGAACAACCCAGCTATCGCTCTAATGTGGAGAGGTGGTTGTATCATCAGATCTGCGTTCTTGGGTGAAATCACCAAGGCTTACAGGGAGAACCCAGAGTTGGAAAACTTGTTGTTCCACAAGTTCTTTGCCGACGCCGTCACCAAGGCCCAAGCCGGTTGGAGAAAGACCGCAGCTCTAGCCACTCAATACGGTATTCCAGCCCCAGCTATCTCCACCGCTTTGGCTTTCTACGATGGTTACAGATGCAAAAGACTGCCAGCTAACTTGTTGCAAGCTCAGAGAGATTACTTTGGTGCCCACACCTTCAAGGTTTTGCCAGAATTCGTTTCTGAAACTTACCCAGAAGGCAAGGACATTCATGTCAACTGGACTGGTCACGGTGGTAACATCTCAGCTTCCACTTACGACGCTTAG